One Ahaetulla prasina isolate Xishuangbanna chromosome 1, ASM2864084v1, whole genome shotgun sequence DNA window includes the following coding sequences:
- the RNF141 gene encoding RING finger protein 141 isoform X1 yields the protein MGQQLSSQTQTVINKLPEKVVKHVSLVRESGFLTYEEFLGRVAELNDTTAQLASGQNKHLLFEVQPGSDATALWKVAVRIVCTKINKTSGNVEASRIMNLYQFIQLYKDITSQASQVLSQNAPSEGIAEDLSSVESCQASLWMGRVKQLTDEEECCICMDGRADLILPCAHSFCQKCIDKCSRLFRLHHKASCSTSHLYADSSLSRMRPITVVSSANLSSSTDGFFEMQSLVYREKRSGESTQPWGGAVLIVQVTDVILLSFTCCFLFVRKLMIHLQVCLGTASWFMCILYTCIFE from the exons ATGGGCCAGCAACTCTCAAGCCAAACGCAGACAGTTATAAATAAGCTGCCAGAAAAAGTTGTCAAGCATGTCTCTCTTGTTCGAGAAAGTGGTTTCTTGACATATGAAGAATTTTTGGGAAGAGTGGCTGAACTTAATGATAc AACTGCACAATTAGCTTCTGGCCAGAATAAGCACCTGTTATTTGAAGTGCAGCCAGGGTCTGATGCTACGGCTTTATGGAAGGTGGCTGTTCGGATAGTTTGCACTAAA ATAAACAAGACAAGTGGGAATGTGGAAGCTTCAAGAATTATGAACTTGTATCAGTTCATTCAACTTTATAAAGATATTACAAGTCAAGCATCACAGGTTCTTTCACAGAACGCTCCCTCAGAAGGAATAGCAGAAGATCTGTCATCTGTTGAATCTTGTCAGGCTAGCCTTTGGATGGGAAG GGTGAAACAGCTTACTGATGAGGAAGAATGTTGCATTTGTATGGATGGACGTGCTGATCTGATCTTGCCATGTGCCCACAGCTTTTGTCAGAAATGCATTGATAAATG ttccagattgttcaggttgcaccacaaggctagttgttcaacctcccatctgtatgcagattcatcgttgtctcgaatgagaccaatcactgttgtatcatctgcaaacttaagTAGTTCAACAGACGGattttttgagatgcagtcattggtatacagagagaagagaagtggggagagcacacagccttgggggggggctgtgctaattgtacaggtaactgatgtgatcttgcttagcttcacctgctgcttcctgtttgttagaaagcttatgatccacttacaagtgtgtttagGTACTGCTAGCTGGTTTATGTGTATTTTATATACTTGCATATTTGAGTAG
- the RNF141 gene encoding RING finger protein 141 isoform X2 → MGQQLSSQTQTVINKLPEKVVKHVSLVRESGFLTYEEFLGRVAELNDTTAQLASGQNKHLLFEVQPGSDATALWKVAVRIVCTKINKTSGNVEASRIMNLYQFIQLYKDITSQASQVLSQNAPSEGIAEDLSSVESCQASLWMGRVKQLTDEEECCICMDGRADLILPCAHSFCQKCIDKWSGRHRNCPVCRLQVTAANDSWVVSDAPTEEDIATYILNLVDEAGQPHIP, encoded by the exons ATGGGCCAGCAACTCTCAAGCCAAACGCAGACAGTTATAAATAAGCTGCCAGAAAAAGTTGTCAAGCATGTCTCTCTTGTTCGAGAAAGTGGTTTCTTGACATATGAAGAATTTTTGGGAAGAGTGGCTGAACTTAATGATAc AACTGCACAATTAGCTTCTGGCCAGAATAAGCACCTGTTATTTGAAGTGCAGCCAGGGTCTGATGCTACGGCTTTATGGAAGGTGGCTGTTCGGATAGTTTGCACTAAA ATAAACAAGACAAGTGGGAATGTGGAAGCTTCAAGAATTATGAACTTGTATCAGTTCATTCAACTTTATAAAGATATTACAAGTCAAGCATCACAGGTTCTTTCACAGAACGCTCCCTCAGAAGGAATAGCAGAAGATCTGTCATCTGTTGAATCTTGTCAGGCTAGCCTTTGGATGGGAAG GGTGAAACAGCTTACTGATGAGGAAGAATGTTGCATTTGTATGGATGGACGTGCTGATCTGATCTTGCCATGTGCCCACAGCTTTTGTCAGAAATGCATTGATAAATG GAGTGGTCGTCACAGGAATTGCCCTGTATGCCGCCTACAAGTGACCGCTGCAAATGATTCTTGGGTTGTATCTGATGCACCTACGGAGGAAGATATTGCCACTTACATACTCAACTTGGTGGATGAGGCAGGCCAGCCCCATATACCCTGA